The DNA segment tgtGAACAGTCCAATGATAATTTttgctttatttctcttttcACAGACAAACGCGGCTAACAAACATGACGAGCAGCTGGGAGATCACAAGGATCTCAGCGACGGCTACAACAACCAAGTTGCGAGGCCAGCGCAGCTGAAGAGTCCCTTCACGCACAGTCTGAAGTGTGGACAATTCTAGTTTCAGACGGCATTGCTTTCAAAGCAATATGCCATTTGTATCGCGTCATGCCGCGCGTTGTGCCTGCAGACCACAAGTTTGAACTGCCGCCGCTGCGACTACCTACAGCCGTGTGTAGATGGCGCGGCATGTCCAATAAAAATCGCAGCTTCTATTTTTAGAATGTGCTCgcatatatattgttacgtgaatgacgactcggtaggctgtagtccgtagactatctacacgacatatttacaggagtggttgcagcgctgaccggttcagccaagagcccgagcagagaaagatcttccttctcttcgtccggcgcacacgcgcatggtgcaaggagctggcagtatgcatgtagcaatatcaaGAATTTAGCTTGGTAAAACTACCTTTATTCTGTTTTCGCAAGTGAAATAATCAGTTTTTCTAAAGCTATATACGAAACTAACGAATCTGTTCCCGTGTATTTACAAGAGCGCGCGCGAACCGCCATCAACGTTTTCGCAGAGGAAGTCTAATGCTACGCTATCAAGTGCAGAGGACGCTTTTTGTACGAGTTCATCGCTGAAAACTGTACGGCGCATTGTACTGTGAAATAAACTTCAGTAGCTCTTCCTCTGCGTAAGCGAGACTTGCAAAACATGATCGAAaaaaggggaattttttcgaggggctcgtttctttgttaggcacaaccgaATGAATCCAAGGGATAATTAGTTCAAGGAAAGCATAGAACACATTAACCGTTCCCTCTATCTGTAGTATAGTAATTGTGAGGTAAATTGCATGCAAATGTATCCACGAACTACATATTTACCATTTGTGTAAATACTACTCTTCCATGACTTCCTTAGAATTGTATTATGACCAAGTTGttcaattgttcttttttttttaagtcgtaACCCTCCGTCTTATGTCCAAAAAAAATTGTGTAAAAGACGCTTTGCAACCTTGTTTCATTCTGTTATTTAGTGTGTATCATGTGTGCTCACCCTGCTTGGACTTTTTGTCCGCAGtattctataaataaataaataaaataaattataaatgAGCTCCCCACACTCGGAAAAAAGTTTCTTGCTATGCTTCTGGTGGGTTTGCATCCCACCGATAGAAAGGGTTATTTGTCGCCCACTTTAATCCATTTCAATTTGTCATAAtcactatactacagttaaaggcAATGTatcccatgctttccttggcctaattgtccaTTGGAttcatgtgtgttttttttaaaacATTGGTTTTAGGGCACAGCTTTCATGCAACTCGGACTCTAGTATGCCCACAAAACTGTGGGTGTAATTAAGACCCATCTTCGTGCCCATCAATGTGCCTTCGAGTTGAACTAGGTGCTTTTCCATTGAATTCAACATTATTCTGGTCTAGCCTCCAATTGTAATACGCTGCCACGGTGGCTCATGTGGTTGCGGTGCtaagctgctgacccgaaggacacaGATTCAATCCTGGCCTGGGTGaacgcatttctatggaggtgaGATGCTataggcccatgtactgtgcagtgtaagtgcacgttaaagaacacaggtGGCAGAAGTTATCCAGAGCTATCCACTACGGTGCCTCATACAGCCCAAGTAAATcactttgggatgttaaaccccataagccaatcaaccaaccaaccaaccaatagtAATAACGCGTGGAGTGTGCAACATTCAGTTGGTTTCTCAAATGGCATGCCTGAAAATGTATATACAAAAGACCTGATGCAATCGACATGCAGAATGTTTGTACACGGAAGTTACTCTCCTTATTCAAAGAGCTGCCTCAAAGAGAAGGATGGAGAGATGGTGCAACCATCCCAGGcagtgtagagttactgtatataaatGCTTCTTCAAGGggaacatatacagtaactagtGCAGTGTTTCATCTCCACTCTGAGCAGACAAAGTATCAAGTTTCATCTAGCCCTCTGACAGAAGGGGCACTCCTGCTTCTGAACGCTTCTAACTCCATGTAGCTACCCGTACCACAGTGATTAATAAACCCAGTTTAACCCCGTTAACAAAAGCCCAGTGTTCTATCAACCACCATGGGGGCAGTTTTTTCGATGCGATTATCTTGACATTCAGAACGTGCTTTAGCCATTATTTTAACAGTCATGAGCTCCACACAAAAGTGCATTCATAACAAAACTTATGCCTCTGGTGAAGTTACGCCAGGCTATTTCATGAACGTACATTCCATATCCATGCGACCTTGCACAAATAACAGAACTGTGGCACGCTTTTGTAATATTTTGCCCACAAGATGCAAGCAGCTTTTGTTGCTAATAAGAAAGCACCGTTTTCACCAAATCAGGGCATTTCATATTACATATAAAACTAGCAAGACACCTCTAAACAGGATGCATACTTCATCATACGCCCCCTTAAACGTTGTCCCACAGCCATTTTAGATTCTTATTGAGGCCGATCTGAGCCTAATTTCTCAACAACTGGTTGCATTTTGTAACTTTGGCAATGAGCCAATTACAACCAAGAAATTCGGTTTCAGTCGGGCTCAACAACCATAATGGAGAAACACATTACTGCAACCAAAGATCTGGCCCATTGGTAATTTCTAAAATTTATTAGTTTATCAGCCACAACTGCTTTCTGTCTAGTCCAGGTAAACATATGAAAGCACCTTCACACATTCTAACAGATCCAGCTAGCACACACACACTACGACTTAAAGTGCACTTCAAGCAAAGTTCAGCACCATTATTATTACTGTGTGTGCCGACTTCGACACTATTATCTGGGACACGAAAGAACAAACACACAGCATTTTAATCCTAGCTCTCAGCTTTGGCTGCCTCGTCCTTTGCTTCTGCGGCTTCCTTCGCAGCCTTCTCCTCTTCCGCAATGGCTGCACGCCGTTTCCTCCACGCCTTCATGTAGACTTTCGGATGCACGCTTGTGTACCCTGCCAAACCTAAGAGCATGCCTGCTCCAGGACTCGTCTTGGCTCCCTGCCCAAACCAATAATTAAGCCGGTCAAAGTTGACGGCCACTAACTTCTCATTACGCTCGTTGGGCATCGGGTCGAAGGAACCGATCTGCTCGATGGTGTCCTCGTCACGGGGCCGTCGCCGCAGTCGTGCTGCCACGAGGTGGTAGAAGGGTCGGTTTGCACAACCTTTCAGCAGCAGCTGGATACGCACCTTCGGGACGGCTTGAGCTACACATGTGAAAAAACGGAAAGCATTTTTTCTTATTAGGCAACATTAAGCTTTGTTTTgattaaggccaaagccttagatgcctagtctaatgcgaaaattgactgtcagcGTTGACGGCGTGAACACGAGCGATGCGAAAAatcttcacgcgatgacgtcacagattgctaaaatttgtgacatcacgttatgccatcatcacacgacatcatcgcttggtcaaaggtgagccgatcacggaggcagtacaaaaccaggtgagatgcagaaagcttacaatgcctccgatcccggaggtagtGGAAAAcacgttaggtgaagaaagctttcagagggtggcaggggaggatcaatacatcgactgagaagaaaatgaagatgggttGTGCgctcgagtcgtcttaagtgaatgcataagagtCACGAAGTTTTTCAAAGCAGGTGCGATTGCATGTAATCTCTTCACGGATGAAACAGGCAGGCACTAAATGCGTTCAGTTGTTTAGGGAGGCTCTTTACTAGCCAATTAGAAAAACGGAAATAAAGGAAAGTTGAAAAATGTACTCTTGCAACTTTCTTAAGGAACACAAATGTGTTATGCTTGATGCAAACGCTTACACCAATGCCAGCAATCTCTATGCGACACAGAACGACGACACAGCCAATGCGGTACCATACCATCGGAAACCTCAAGGAAAACTGATAAAGAACATCGTTTCTAGATAGAACATCCATGCTTCTGCATAGCAGAATCGTAACACTACATTTACTGGCATCAGTAAGCTTCAGGGAAGTAGCTGCTACCAGCTTCATGTATAAACTTTTAACACACTCGTGTTGCCGTAATGTCGCACGCTCGTTGTGTCAGAAATTAGCTTTGCTCGAGTTCAGGCTGATGAAATAAATTCCTTAAAAAGTATTGGCTATTAACCTCAAGCATAAGACACGGTCGACACACCAGTGTTTCATTCAGAAAGAGTGGTTAATTGCTGCTTCTCGCCCACGCGGTGCTTTCACGAGTTTCTAAGCGATTTTGGCAATCTAGTACAGGGATGGTAACGGTGCATTTTCGGTCGCAATCAGGCCCACAAATGCACCGTGTGGCATAcaggtgtcacacggtgcactttcaaTGCGATCCAGGCCGGGTCGGATCGAGTTTTTTTGGAATCAATTGGTTCCGGATCGGGATCAATTGTGATCGAATGTGCACCGCGTGACACCCGTACAAGATACGCAAATGGTGCTGTCGCGCAAGACGACGACGGGCCATAACCTCACAACAGAGGGCATGGACCATCGATATGTAGTGGGACAgttttaaggggtatttaatgcACACCGGCAAGAAATACATGCATAAACCAGCCAACATTAAAACTAAAGGGACGTCATGGCTTTTGCTCACTATTCATCAAACAAACCTTGAGTCCTTGGGAGAGTTAAGTAGGATGCTTCAGTGACAGACCATTGAAAACTGCAGAAATTAACTTCAACTGCCTAGGTTAAAAGAATACATTACGTCATTATAACGTAAACGTTCGTAGCAGTGCGAGTTCTGCCCAAATCATCAATCGACCTCGAGTGCTATTTACCATGCTACAGTGACGTTTTTAGATAGACAGCATGCCGAGTGATCACGTACCAAATAAATTACGTTACAAATATAGAAGAAATAAAAGACTTTAAACGCGAGGTTACTTAGTACTTTCACAAACAACCCGTGAAACTAGCAGAAATCACTCGAAGCGTGTAGTGCGAGCAGATAGTTAGTTAGATTGTTAAGAACTTGTACTCACTAATGGCGACAGATAACACAATACATGTAGCATGAAATACATATACGCACCTGCCATGATACCGTCTCTTCGTGCAAATGCAGCCACAGGAAATTTGGCGTATTATTTCCCGCAACACTCTTCGCAACCTTTCGCTGCCGCCATGTGCTAGCGCGCCGCGCAGCTAGCGACACCAGCGGCAAAGATGTCGGTGGTATATCCAGAAATAAAAAGCCTATAAACCAAACCATCTTTGtttcttcaagaaaaaaaaaaccgtactcCGTCTTTAACGTTTCGAGCTGTGATGTATGACTACTACTACTTCCTACACCGCAGCTTCTCGAGTTTCGGTTTCGGAAGTGATCGATGTGTGCTCACCCAACAACAACAATATCCTTTGAGCCAAATCATAGAACACCTATTACCCGGTGGTTTCACGTGCTTGAAAGCAACTGTAATAATGCAAATCACACCTTTCCTAGATGCGCCGAAGTGCAATGTTTAGAGACAAGGGCGGGGCGGTCACTGCACgtcaactaaaaagaaaaaaagctcgaCCTGAAAGGCACGGCTTTGAAAACAATTCACTTCCCGCTAGCTATTTCCAATCGCATAAAAGAAGGGGCCTCGGAACAGCCTGTTCTATGGTCCATTGCCAACATAATTAATGCACATGCACCGCAAGTTTCGAGGGTGTTCTGTAGTAGAGTGACCACGAGGAAACATGCACTCTGGCGTGCTGCTCACTTGCCCCTGATTGTGCTTAGAAACTGAATAGGAGATTGGTCCACTTATTACTACAGTTTGAGCTGTAGTACTAAGCATGCATTAAGTTACTTTCCTACACTCCCTTACGACGAACTATCACTCGAGCTGCCATAGGGCATTGAACAAGCGTTATGCAATACTCATAGTTACAAAAGCTCTATTTAACTGACATTGAGGCTGTAAATGGTCTCTGTCCAACGCTTAAGCTACTGAAGCGGTAGCATTCGGTGTTTTGCTTGTCACATTTGGGCACAGCTAGTGCACGACTCTTTTACGAAAGAAAAGGTAAACATGAATGCGACAACGCCCAAccacaaaaatatttctcaacgaAAACTAACCCACATACTACTGAATCTGCCCTCCCTCGACAGATGTCATCCACCTTTCCTTACAGCAGTTTTTCAAATCCAGCGTCACTGTATGTAACGTATATATTTACCCAAGAAAACTGCCAAATGCCACCTCATTCAAAATTTGACAACTGAGCTCATCAAATGATGAATGTGACAAGCTGCCACATTAATATATGTTTTGCTAGAACAGTGAAAAGCTTACACAAGTCCTACTCCCCATACAGGGTGATGCAGGTGCAAGAAATGCGGAAATGATCTTATGAAGTATTTGTTGCCCCCACTTCCCTTCGCAACCCATGTCGTCCTGTGCTCAAGGCACATTCAAGAGGATAAAAGAATGTTGAAGCACTTTTGCACATGCGTATTTGCTATACCCGCAAGTCTCTGGGCAGCTAGTTCTTCTATCACCCGACATTTATTCTAGCTTGAACAATGAAGGAGCAACTTTGTGCACAGAATTCATTGATGTCCTCCTGGTCGCCATCTTGGGGTACAAGCCCGTCAAGATGCTGAGCAAACAAGATGCGTTTATTTCTCATCCACAACGCAGATGACCACAAGGCACTGTGCTCTTGCCTGCATGTTCTTTTTCATGCTCTTGCTTGAACCCACGGAGTCGTTGAAGCGAGACTTCCGCTGTCGTAAACCAAACACCGATGACTCCTCATAATATATTAGATAAAAAAAAGAGTCACCGTGGCAGCCAAGTACACTCTAGCCATATCCAGGATATTGTTGTATCCTAGGGAAACTGGCTACTAGCACAGAGAGGAGCTGCATCTGCGACATCACGTGAAAACTATCTATATGCAGAATACTGTAAAGAAGAAAAGTTGAACATAAACTGCCAGGTCATAAATGCTGAATTTTCGCGCGGCATCACGGCACATCGCCTGCCAAATAACGTCTCAATCAAGCCACTTGTAGGTTAAAAAAGAAACGCAGTTGCTAACTGTGAACCAATATGTGCGACAGTCACTATGTTTCCTGGCATGCAAGGGAGTCAAGAAGTGAGCATGAGCATGTCTGGATCAATGTTTTTATTTGTCTATGTTGCTATTGCATGTTTATGTACAATTTTATTTACAACAGCTTGACAACAACTTCCGAGATGCAGCATATATGCATTCTTCTTGTACACACAGTTGTGGCATCTGACAACAATCCCACAATGCTTTCTCGCCTTCAGGCAGCACACtccaaacacacgcacgcaagaAAACACAATTTCCtacacttcaaaaaaaaaaaaaagaaaggtagtaGTGGTACAGAAGAGCTATCCCAAAGACATTTCAACCACGCAGGGAGGTGAGCTTCGGGACCGAGTAGTCTTGTGGAATGAATGCCTCAGAGAGCTTTTGACAAAACACCTTAATCCCCTTCCTTGGCAAAGCGACGGTGCGGCGAACTACCGTGAGAAACTTCAATCCTGCCTATGGCACACGCGCACTGTCAATGCGCAAAGCTTCGCGTCCTCCTCTTTTGACCTCGCCCTGAAGCGATGAGAGTCTGTGAGCAATCGTCATAGAAACAGGCCAGGTACAGGTCCTTCGACTTATCACACTGGGCTGTGCGCATGTGCCTCTGGCTGCCGAAACGAGCCAAGGCCAGCCGACACTTGCAACACCTTACGGTACTgccataaaaaaaaatgctggccgCGAAAGTTTAGCCAGCGAGGTTCGAGACCAAACATGACATCGCCCTCTTGCTGAAAAAAGAGGCCTGTGGTCCTCCTCCTAAGCGCGAAAGTTGTACTGCAAGCCCGCACACACACTCTGAGGCAATACTTGTTGTGGTGTAGACTTTCAGGAAAAAGAAGAACGAAGCTCTGTGGCGCTTGCAGAGAAGGTTACAAGACTGCAGCGTGTTCGGCACTCGTTTCCAGCGTGTAATAGGTGGACCGACGTGAAAGCTATCGCCTGACTTCCGAGTGACCCTCGTTTCTCAGAGGACCACTCGGCGCACGTCGGTGATTCGCGTGCAAACTTACACCTTCGCAGTAAACATCGTTTGAAACAGCGAACCGGCACTCCCTTTCACGTTGGTGCCTACCCCTTACACTTATCGTGCACACACATTCACAAAGCTCAACAATGGGAAGAACACTATCGGAAGTCCTAGGGAAACGCTTTTGCCATTACAAGCTCGGGTGTCTCTAAGATGTGGGACTGCAATGGACACAGTCCGACAGTTAACACTTGTCTCAATGTCTTACAAAGAGTGGATTGAGCCACACATTGACCTGTTTGCCTGCCGTAAGTACTATCAGCCAACTCGCCGGGAGTGTAAGAAAAGCATACGAGACAAACGTGGGAGACAAGCGTGCAGGCTACGTAGGGACAAGTTGGAAATGCAGGGGTGGGAGCGAGTCGGGTATTGGGGGGCGTGCAAATCGTCAATTCCTTAATAAATGATTAGCTGGATGGATGgacttttctttttccctctgGTCAGCACCGAAAGAACTGGACAACTGGACACATACAGCAATCAGTGCACGGTTTGTGTACTTTGATTGAGTGCTGGTGCACCTGCACTGTAGAGAGTTGTGGGCCTTTCCCTTGAGCATCGGGGACTGGCTAAGACGAAGGTTATAACACGTTAAGCTAAATGGTACAACACGCAAGCCTACTCTAGGTGCACTAGCTTTAAGTCGCCGCGCGCAGTACAGTCTACGAAGAGTAAGTTCTCTCTTTTTAGTGTATTATTCCTGAAGATCCCAAAGAATTGCGCATGCGTATGCAACATGTCTGCAGTAAACTAACACCATCTTCCCTCCAATCCTTGTCTTTGAGGTCTGTCTTAGTTTTCTCATCCAT comes from the Rhipicephalus sanguineus isolate Rsan-2018 chromosome 6, BIME_Rsan_1.4, whole genome shotgun sequence genome and includes:
- the LOC119396353 gene encoding probable 28S ribosomal protein S16, mitochondrial, whose protein sequence is MAAQAVPKVRIQLLLKGCANRPFYHLVAARLRRRPRDEDTIEQIGSFDPMPNERNEKLVAVNFDRLNYWFGQGAKTSPGAGMLLGLAGYTSVHPKVYMKAWRKRRAAIAEEEKAAKEAAEAKDEAAKAES